In the Streptomyces sp. cg36 genome, one interval contains:
- a CDS encoding TetR/AcrR family transcriptional regulator yields the protein MDTNDFQRARSPQAKQQREAAILDAARALGVEHGIRQITLTDIAAAVGMHKSALLRYFETREKIFLRLTAAGWQEWTPVLCAEIGRAADGDAAGVAEAFARTLAARGMFCDLLAQAPMNLERNVSVEAVREFKLVTMEAVTAVVAAVRERLPELTEGDGVDLIAAATSMAGTFWNIATPGPEVAALYRSDPRLAHAIVDVEPRLARILTALLEGATARRRGAAPPH from the coding sequence GTGGACACCAACGACTTCCAGCGCGCCCGGTCCCCGCAGGCCAAGCAGCAGCGGGAGGCTGCCATCCTGGACGCCGCACGGGCGCTGGGCGTCGAGCACGGCATCCGGCAGATCACCCTGACCGACATCGCCGCGGCGGTGGGCATGCACAAATCCGCGCTGCTGCGGTACTTCGAGACGCGGGAGAAGATCTTCCTGCGCCTGACCGCCGCCGGCTGGCAGGAATGGACGCCCGTCCTGTGCGCCGAGATCGGCCGGGCCGCCGACGGCGACGCGGCGGGCGTGGCCGAGGCGTTCGCGCGCACCCTCGCGGCGCGGGGAATGTTCTGCGACCTGCTCGCGCAGGCGCCGATGAACCTGGAACGCAACGTCTCGGTCGAGGCGGTGCGGGAGTTCAAACTGGTCACCATGGAAGCGGTCACCGCTGTCGTCGCCGCGGTCCGTGAGCGGCTGCCGGAGCTGACCGAGGGCGACGGCGTGGACCTGATCGCCGCCGCGACGTCGATGGCCGGCACGTTCTGGAACATCGCGACCCCGGGACCCGAGGTCGCGGCGCTCTACCGCAGCGATCCACGGCTCGCACACGCCATCGTGGACGTGGAACCGCGCCTGGCACGGATCCTGACCGCGCTCCTGGAAGGGGCCACCGCACGGCGCCGAGGCGCAGCGCCACCGCACTGA
- a CDS encoding aliphatic sulfonate ABC transporter substrate-binding protein: MSAARPLTTLRTLAVMSALPLVLLAACSYGSEKDKPDDAQKAGAAAPDAKKLSADTVKIGYFPNLTHATALVGIQQGLIQKELGGTKVQTATFNAGPSEIEALNAGAIDIGWIGPSPSINGYTKSKGHNLRIIAGSASGGVKLVVNPDRIKSLDDVKGKKIATPQLGNTQDVAFLNWTAEKGWKVDAQSGKGDVSVVRTDNKITPDAYKSGSIDGAWVPEPTASKLVSQGAKVLLDESDLWADHEFVITNVIVSQKFLKAHPDVVEAVLRGSVKTNDWINTHPDQAKASANTALKTLSGKALPANILDPAWQSIKTTDDPLAATLGLEADHAVKAGLLKKPDLDGIYDLRPLNKVLKTLGKPTVNDAGYGTK; the protein is encoded by the coding sequence GTGTCTGCCGCAAGACCGCTCACCACCCTGCGCACTCTCGCCGTCATGTCCGCGCTCCCCCTTGTCCTGCTCGCCGCATGCAGTTACGGCTCGGAGAAGGACAAGCCGGACGACGCCCAGAAGGCCGGCGCCGCCGCCCCGGACGCCAAGAAGCTGTCCGCCGACACCGTGAAGATCGGCTACTTCCCCAACCTCACCCACGCCACCGCCCTGGTCGGCATCCAACAGGGCCTCATCCAGAAGGAACTCGGCGGCACCAAGGTCCAGACCGCCACCTTCAACGCCGGCCCCTCCGAAATCGAGGCACTCAACGCCGGCGCCATCGACATCGGCTGGATCGGCCCCTCCCCCTCCATCAACGGCTACACCAAGTCCAAGGGCCACAACCTCCGCATCATCGCCGGCTCCGCCTCCGGCGGCGTCAAACTCGTCGTCAACCCCGACAGGATCAAGTCCCTCGACGACGTCAAGGGCAAGAAGATCGCCACCCCCCAGCTCGGCAACACCCAGGACGTCGCCTTCCTCAACTGGACCGCCGAAAAAGGCTGGAAGGTCGACGCCCAGAGCGGCAAGGGCGACGTCTCCGTCGTCCGCACCGACAACAAGATCACCCCGGACGCCTACAAATCCGGCTCCATCGACGGCGCCTGGGTCCCCGAACCCACCGCCTCCAAACTCGTCTCCCAGGGCGCCAAGGTCCTCCTCGACGAATCCGACCTGTGGGCCGACCACGAATTCGTCATCACCAACGTGATCGTCTCCCAGAAGTTCCTCAAGGCCCACCCCGACGTCGTCGAAGCCGTCCTGCGCGGCTCCGTCAAAACCAACGACTGGATCAACACCCACCCCGACCAGGCCAAGGCATCCGCCAACACCGCCCTCAAGACCCTCAGCGGCAAAGCCCTGCCCGCCAACATCCTCGACCCGGCCTGGCAGTCCATCAAGACCACCGACGACCCCCTCGCCGCCACCCTCGGCCTCGAAGCCGACCACGCGGTCAAGGCCGGCCTCCTCAAAAAGCCCGACCTGGACGGCATCTACGACCTCCGCCCCCTCAACAAGGTCCTCAAAACCCTCGGCAAGCCCACGGTCAACGACGCCGGATACGGCACCAAGTGA
- a CDS encoding Camphene synthase, producing MSPLNGPTGPGTSAAYRFNGPAPYAHDSGRPALRLQCPPPRRDDPVLAARLDERVLEWASRIGIYHGQLDKVRDAGFGRLATLCYPATEDEELLLVPARCALAIWAMDDHYCDEPALGAVPQLLGSRLANASAVLGRVRLPDRFEAAFEEATHGDPALEGLRSAMGHLRHKVTPGQADRTRHSLRSLFTALAQEGTWRATGHRPQVWEYLMNRQANSFLPCMTVIDVLGGYQLPAEVWAHLDVHDAVGTAALAACIANDIYSADVEGHCADGDFNLPAAIITERGCSAQEALRLSAEVHNELMDRFQHQSQALAECGGRELTRFLAGVLDWCAGSLAWHRTAPRYRRPASVRPGS from the coding sequence GTGAGCCCCCTGAACGGCCCTACGGGACCCGGCACTTCCGCCGCCTACCGGTTTAACGGTCCGGCGCCGTACGCGCACGACTCGGGTAGACCCGCTCTGCGCCTCCAGTGTCCGCCGCCGCGACGCGACGATCCGGTCCTGGCGGCCCGCCTCGATGAACGCGTCCTGGAGTGGGCAAGCCGCATCGGCATCTACCACGGTCAACTGGACAAGGTGCGTGATGCGGGCTTCGGCCGACTGGCCACGCTGTGCTATCCCGCGACCGAGGACGAGGAGCTGCTGCTGGTCCCGGCCCGCTGCGCACTGGCCATCTGGGCCATGGACGACCACTACTGCGACGAACCAGCCTTGGGCGCGGTACCTCAGCTGCTGGGATCTCGCCTGGCGAATGCGTCAGCCGTCCTGGGCCGGGTCCGCCTCCCCGACCGGTTCGAGGCCGCTTTCGAAGAAGCCACGCACGGCGATCCGGCACTCGAAGGGCTCCGTTCGGCCATGGGCCACCTGCGGCACAAGGTCACCCCCGGTCAGGCGGACCGGACCCGCCACAGCCTGCGCAGCTTGTTCACCGCCCTGGCACAGGAAGGCACCTGGCGTGCCACCGGGCACCGGCCGCAGGTGTGGGAGTACCTGATGAACCGGCAGGCCAACAGCTTCCTGCCGTGCATGACGGTCATCGACGTCCTCGGTGGCTATCAACTGCCCGCCGAGGTCTGGGCACACCTCGACGTCCACGACGCCGTCGGCACCGCCGCCCTGGCTGCCTGCATCGCCAACGACATCTACTCCGCCGACGTCGAAGGCCACTGCGCCGACGGGGATTTCAACCTGCCCGCGGCCATCATCACCGAACGGGGATGCAGCGCCCAGGAGGCACTGCGACTCAGCGCCGAGGTCCACAACGAGCTCATGGACCGCTTTCAGCACCAGAGCCAGGCCCTGGCCGAGTGCGGCGGCCGTGAGCTGACGCGCTTCCTGGCCGGAGTACTGGACTGGTGTGCAGGCAGCCTCGCCTGGCACCGCACCGCCCCCCGATACCGCCGGCCGGCCTCTGTCCGGCCTGGTTCCTGA
- a CDS encoding geranyl diphosphate 2-C-methyltransferase: MTTSPNASPAVLRTDFQKAVAAYWDTNVNDPVNLALGEVDELYHHHYGIGDYDPAVLDAGGPEREQRLVRELHRLESAQADLLLDHLGPIRREHRVLDAGSGRGGTSFMAHTRYGCQVDGVTISEYQAGFANAQARRHRLQNNVRFHFRNMLDTGLETGSRQAVWTNETTMYVDLGQACAEFARLLAPGGRYVCLTGASNDLTGGRSRAVSRIDTHYTCNIHPRSHYFKAFADNGLVPIAVTDLTALTIPYWELRAQSHLATGIEEAFLTAYKEGSFHYLLIAADRI; the protein is encoded by the coding sequence ATGACCACCTCGCCCAATGCGTCTCCCGCCGTGCTGCGCACCGACTTCCAGAAGGCGGTCGCCGCCTACTGGGACACCAATGTCAACGACCCGGTCAATCTCGCACTCGGAGAGGTCGACGAGCTGTATCACCACCACTACGGCATCGGCGACTACGACCCCGCAGTACTCGACGCCGGCGGCCCGGAGCGTGAACAGCGGCTGGTTCGCGAGCTGCACCGGCTGGAGAGCGCCCAGGCCGACCTCCTCCTCGACCATCTCGGCCCCATCAGGCGCGAGCACCGCGTCCTGGATGCCGGATCAGGACGTGGCGGAACCTCGTTCATGGCGCACACTCGCTATGGATGCCAGGTGGACGGAGTGACGATCTCCGAGTACCAGGCCGGATTCGCCAACGCCCAGGCGCGGCGCCACCGCCTGCAGAACAACGTCCGCTTCCATTTCCGCAACATGCTCGACACGGGCCTGGAGACCGGATCCCGGCAGGCGGTGTGGACGAACGAGACGACGATGTACGTCGACCTCGGGCAGGCATGCGCCGAGTTCGCCCGCCTCCTGGCCCCGGGCGGACGCTACGTGTGCCTGACTGGCGCCTCCAACGACCTCACCGGCGGTCGCTCGCGAGCCGTCAGCCGCATCGACACCCACTACACCTGCAACATTCACCCTCGAAGCCACTACTTCAAAGCCTTCGCCGACAACGGCCTCGTCCCCATCGCCGTCACCGACCTCACCGCCCTGACCATCCCCTACTGGGAACTGCGCGCCCAGTCCCACCTCGCCACCGGTATCGAGGAGGCTTTCCTCACCGCCTACAAGGAAGGCAGCTTCCACTATCTCCTCATCGCCGCCGACCGCATCTGA
- a CDS encoding Rrf2 family transcriptional regulator gives MRISARADYAVRAALELAAAGDEVSLKAEAIAAAQGIPHKFLEGILGDLRRGGLVVSQRGGNGGYRLARPAESIAIADVIRLADGPLVSVRGVRPPELSYCGPAESLLPLWIAVRANVRKILGEVTLAHVAAAKLPDDVLSLAEDPEAWTNP, from the coding sequence ATGCGGATCTCGGCACGGGCGGACTATGCGGTGCGGGCGGCACTGGAGCTGGCCGCGGCAGGGGACGAGGTCTCACTGAAGGCCGAAGCGATCGCCGCGGCGCAGGGCATCCCGCACAAATTCCTGGAGGGCATCCTCGGCGACCTGCGCCGGGGCGGCCTCGTGGTCAGCCAGCGCGGCGGCAACGGCGGCTACCGGCTCGCCCGCCCGGCGGAGTCGATCGCGATCGCCGACGTCATCCGGCTGGCGGACGGCCCCCTGGTGTCGGTGCGGGGAGTGCGCCCGCCCGAGCTCTCCTACTGCGGTCCGGCGGAGTCGCTGCTGCCGCTGTGGATCGCGGTGCGCGCCAACGTACGCAAGATCCTCGGTGAGGTCACCCTGGCCCACGTGGCCGCGGCCAAGCTCCCCGACGACGTGCTGAGCCTCGCCGAGGACCCCGAGGCGTGGACGAATCCCTGA
- a CDS encoding class I SAM-dependent methyltransferase produces the protein MEGTPSRTAMFAATSRGLFRLETTSPWVLDDVLALVLVGPVWQQLREEFDPLFPHPARREARAAVCTRSRYAEDRLAARAFTQYVILGAGLDSFAWRRPDLLGPLTVFEVDHPASQAWKLDRVRDLGLPLNASQVFVPVDFEAGPVQGALGAAGFDWAQPAMFCWTGVAPYLTAQAIESTLHTIAAAAPSSEVVFSYRAEDAVLDDTGTEYARIYTPIAASVGEPLQPGWPVSEIDRLVSRCGLKVVDHPTRADLQQRYFAGRTDGLRPYTFETLVTARVI, from the coding sequence GTGGAAGGCACGCCGAGCAGAACGGCGATGTTTGCGGCCACGTCGCGGGGTTTGTTTCGCCTGGAGACGACGTCGCCGTGGGTACTGGACGACGTGCTGGCCCTGGTGCTTGTCGGCCCGGTATGGCAGCAACTGCGAGAAGAGTTCGATCCGCTGTTCCCCCACCCGGCCCGTCGCGAGGCCCGCGCGGCTGTCTGCACGCGCAGCCGGTACGCCGAGGACCGGCTTGCTGCCCGCGCCTTCACGCAGTACGTGATTCTCGGCGCGGGGCTTGACTCGTTCGCGTGGCGGCGGCCGGACCTGCTCGGCCCGCTGACGGTGTTCGAGGTTGATCACCCCGCCTCCCAGGCATGGAAGCTCGACCGGGTCAGAGATCTCGGCCTGCCGCTGAACGCCTCGCAGGTATTCGTGCCGGTTGATTTCGAGGCCGGACCGGTCCAAGGCGCCCTGGGCGCGGCCGGGTTCGACTGGGCGCAGCCGGCAATGTTCTGCTGGACGGGCGTCGCCCCCTATCTGACGGCACAGGCGATCGAGTCGACGTTGCACACGATCGCAGCGGCCGCTCCCAGCTCCGAGGTGGTCTTCTCCTACCGGGCCGAGGACGCCGTGCTCGACGACACGGGGACGGAATACGCCCGTATCTACACCCCGATCGCGGCCTCTGTCGGCGAGCCTCTTCAGCCTGGCTGGCCGGTGTCCGAGATCGACAGGCTGGTCAGCCGGTGCGGGCTGAAGGTCGTGGACCACCCCACACGTGCGGACCTCCAGCAGCGGTACTTCGCCGGCCGTACCGATGGCCTGCGGCCCTATACCTTCGAGACCCTGGTGACCGCACGGGTCATCTGA
- a CDS encoding acyl-CoA dehydrogenase family protein, with product MTVVVGEATDAHAGPADWLHIAHEVADDLAADAVEREQAGKAPLDEVAQLRESGLLTLLAPAEYGGGGADWRTAYSVVRTVAAADGAIGHLLGSHYFLSSSARFFAGPAHAARIERESTARQWCWGGGIASHEPPLILTPAADGYLLDGYQKFAAGVGIADRLVLRAARYGTGEPLAVLVDPTGPGVVSGASGDTFGQRLAAGGAVECDAVPVTADDVLGSLSPDEGVLSPCASLAVPTVRLVSTQYCLGVAEGLLAEVREHGRAVRSPWQPFSPLTWTDGLPRDPYELTVYGELAVAARAASALADQAVDALLRGLARGDDLDDEEGAEIAVLASVAEAAASRSVQDITARALEVIGPDAASARHGFDRFWRNARTHTLREPAAHRLREIGDYFLNGVHPPFTLPA from the coding sequence ATGACGGTGGTGGTGGGCGAAGCGACCGATGCGCACGCCGGGCCGGCCGACTGGCTGCACATCGCCCACGAGGTGGCGGACGACCTGGCCGCCGATGCGGTCGAGCGCGAACAGGCCGGCAAGGCGCCGCTCGACGAGGTCGCCCAGCTCCGCGAGTCGGGACTGCTGACCCTGCTGGCACCGGCCGAGTACGGGGGAGGAGGCGCCGACTGGCGCACGGCCTACTCGGTGGTGAGGACCGTCGCCGCGGCCGACGGCGCCATCGGCCATCTGCTGGGCAGCCACTACTTCCTCTCCTCCAGCGCCCGGTTCTTCGCCGGTCCCGCCCATGCCGCCCGCATCGAGCGGGAGTCGACGGCCAGGCAGTGGTGCTGGGGCGGCGGTATCGCCTCGCACGAACCGCCGCTCATCCTGACCCCCGCGGCGGACGGCTATCTGCTGGACGGCTACCAGAAGTTCGCCGCCGGAGTGGGGATCGCCGACAGGCTGGTACTGCGGGCCGCCAGGTACGGCACCGGTGAGCCGCTGGCCGTCCTCGTCGATCCCACCGGCCCCGGTGTGGTGAGCGGCGCCAGCGGAGACACCTTCGGCCAGCGCCTGGCAGCCGGTGGGGCCGTGGAGTGCGACGCCGTGCCGGTCACGGCGGACGACGTACTCGGCTCGCTCTCGCCGGACGAGGGCGTCCTGTCCCCGTGTGCCTCCCTGGCCGTGCCGACCGTGCGCCTGGTCTCCACCCAGTACTGTCTCGGCGTCGCCGAGGGACTGCTGGCCGAGGTACGGGAACACGGCAGGGCCGTGCGGTCCCCCTGGCAGCCCTTCTCCCCCCTGACCTGGACAGATGGCCTCCCGCGGGATCCGTACGAGCTGACCGTGTACGGCGAGCTCGCCGTCGCCGCACGTGCCGCCTCCGCCCTCGCCGACCAGGCGGTGGACGCCCTGCTGCGGGGCCTGGCGCGGGGCGATGACCTCGACGACGAGGAAGGCGCGGAGATCGCCGTGCTCGCCAGCGTGGCGGAGGCAGCCGCCTCCCGGTCCGTACAGGACATCACCGCCCGCGCCTTGGAGGTGATCGGCCCCGACGCCGCCTCCGCGCGCCACGGCTTCGACCGCTTCTGGCGCAACGCCCGGACACACACCCTGCGTGAGCCCGCCGCCCACCGGCTGCGCGAGATCGGGGACTACTTCCTCAACGGTGTGCACCCGCCCTTCACCCTTCCCGCCTGA
- a CDS encoding Asp23/Gls24 family envelope stress response protein, producing the protein MPQASKATSQPDAAATTALSKGAVGASEPASTRGKTSIADVVVVKIAGMAAREIPGVHDMGGGLARTIGAVRDRVPGGRPNVGRGVKVEVGERQTAIDLDLVVEYGVSITDLAGDVRENVIAAVERITGLEVVEVNVTVNDVHLPEDDDSALAEARVE; encoded by the coding sequence ATTCCACAGGCGTCCAAGGCCACGTCGCAGCCGGACGCGGCGGCGACGACCGCGCTGAGCAAGGGAGCTGTCGGCGCGAGCGAGCCCGCTTCGACACGGGGCAAGACGTCCATCGCGGACGTCGTGGTCGTGAAGATCGCGGGGATGGCGGCCCGGGAAATCCCCGGCGTGCACGACATGGGAGGCGGGCTGGCGCGCACCATCGGCGCCGTGCGCGACCGTGTTCCCGGCGGGCGCCCCAACGTGGGGCGCGGTGTGAAGGTGGAGGTCGGCGAGCGGCAGACCGCCATCGACTTGGACCTGGTCGTCGAGTACGGGGTGTCCATCACGGATCTGGCCGGCGACGTACGCGAGAACGTCATCGCCGCGGTGGAGAGGATCACCGGCCTCGAAGTGGTGGAAGTCAACGTCACCGTCAACGATGTCCACCTGCCCGAGGACGACGACAGCGCCTTGGCCGAAGCGCGCGTCGAATAG
- a CDS encoding family 2B encapsulin nanocompartment shell protein: MPNSISQDDPPLEPSAVGVEAARNLAHTAKSEPQMQGISSRWLLRILPWVDVPGGTYRVNRRLAFTVGNGRVAFDDTGQQVRVLAPTLREIPPLRDLDDESVLARMATAFERHEVEAGDVLARAGQKTDQLVLVARGKIDQITTGAYTNAVSHGLLADGSHFGSACLVGKSTWEFTYRAVTAGTVLVLPCRVFRQILDRSPELSAHLQQFLSRPRPAMTRRGEADIAIASGHSGEALLPATFVDYEASPREYPLNVAQTVLRINTRVGDLYNGPQDQTEQQLRLTIEALRERQEHELVNHPEFGLLNNVDPAQRIATRHGPPTPDDLDELISMRRQTKFLLAHRRTIAAFARECTRARICPPGTEFNGHHVVAWRGVPFLPCNKIPISGELTSSVLAMRTGEDSGGVIGLYQRGIADEYEPGLSVRFMGIDDRATLSYLVSNYYSVAPLLPSALGMLTNVEVGHYNKPPDLS; the protein is encoded by the coding sequence ATGCCCAATTCCATATCCCAAGACGATCCGCCGCTCGAACCATCTGCGGTGGGTGTCGAGGCGGCACGAAACCTCGCCCACACCGCGAAGTCCGAGCCGCAGATGCAGGGCATCTCCTCCCGGTGGCTTCTGCGCATCCTGCCATGGGTGGATGTGCCGGGTGGCACCTACCGAGTGAACCGGCGTCTGGCGTTCACGGTGGGCAACGGCCGGGTTGCCTTCGACGACACTGGACAGCAAGTCCGGGTTCTCGCCCCGACATTGCGCGAGATACCACCTCTGCGGGACCTGGATGACGAATCCGTCCTCGCCAGGATGGCCACCGCTTTCGAGCGACACGAGGTCGAAGCGGGAGACGTCCTGGCCCGCGCGGGCCAGAAAACGGACCAGCTGGTGCTTGTCGCTCGCGGAAAGATCGACCAAATCACCACCGGTGCGTACACGAATGCCGTCTCGCACGGCTTGCTCGCCGACGGATCCCATTTCGGCAGTGCCTGTCTGGTCGGCAAGAGCACCTGGGAATTCACCTACCGGGCGGTGACCGCCGGTACTGTGCTGGTGCTTCCCTGTAGAGTGTTCAGACAGATCCTTGACCGCTCACCGGAACTGTCGGCGCACCTCCAGCAGTTCCTTTCCCGGCCGCGCCCGGCCATGACGCGGCGGGGCGAGGCCGACATCGCCATCGCGTCCGGACACAGCGGGGAAGCACTTCTGCCGGCCACGTTCGTCGACTACGAGGCGAGCCCACGGGAATACCCGCTGAATGTCGCGCAGACAGTGCTGCGGATCAACACCCGCGTCGGGGACCTGTACAACGGGCCCCAGGACCAGACCGAACAGCAGCTGCGGCTGACCATTGAAGCCCTGCGTGAACGCCAGGAGCACGAGCTGGTCAACCACCCCGAATTCGGGCTGCTCAACAACGTCGACCCCGCGCAGCGAATCGCGACTCGACACGGGCCGCCGACTCCGGACGACCTCGACGAGCTGATTTCGATGCGCAGGCAGACGAAGTTCCTGCTGGCCCACCGGCGGACCATCGCCGCCTTCGCCCGGGAGTGCACCAGAGCCCGAATATGCCCACCGGGGACCGAGTTCAACGGGCACCACGTGGTCGCCTGGCGCGGGGTGCCGTTTCTGCCCTGCAACAAGATTCCGATCTCGGGCGAACTGACCAGCTCGGTCCTGGCGATGCGGACCGGGGAGGACAGCGGCGGGGTGATCGGCCTCTACCAACGGGGCATCGCGGACGAGTACGAGCCGGGCCTTTCGGTGCGGTTTATGGGCATCGACGACCGTGCGACGCTGTCGTACTTGGTCAGCAACTACTACTCGGTCGCCCCACTCCTGCCCAGCGCGCTGGGAATGCTCACCAACGTCGAGGTCGGGCACTACAACAAGCCTCCGGACCTGTCGTGA
- a CDS encoding SDR family NAD(P)-dependent oxidoreductase — MPENTNANTQQTWFITGSSRGFGRALVRAALQAGDTVAATARRPEQLDDLVAEFGDRIAPIALDVTDPAAAKAALEEARKRFERIDVLVNNAGYANVSPIETTDDEDFRAQFETNFWGVYNVTKAAVPLLREQGGGLVVQFSSMGGRVGGSPGIASYQAAKFAIDGFSRVLRTETAPFGVRVLVVEPSGFRTDWAGSSMTVHDVPEGYESTVGAINQRIRQNTEGPAGDPVRAAEILVRMAKRRDIPTNLALGVMASQGSIAQDRQLLAQDEKWSTVGRSADFAEAYPVDFPQDTAA; from the coding sequence ATGCCCGAGAACACGAACGCGAACACGCAGCAGACCTGGTTCATCACCGGCTCCTCCCGCGGCTTCGGCCGCGCCCTGGTCCGGGCCGCCCTGCAGGCCGGCGACACGGTGGCGGCAACCGCCCGCCGGCCCGAACAGCTCGACGACCTCGTCGCCGAGTTCGGCGACCGCATCGCCCCGATCGCACTCGACGTCACCGACCCCGCAGCCGCCAAGGCAGCACTGGAGGAGGCAAGGAAGCGCTTCGAACGCATCGACGTCCTGGTCAACAACGCCGGATACGCCAACGTCTCCCCGATCGAAACCACCGACGACGAGGACTTCCGGGCCCAGTTCGAGACGAACTTCTGGGGCGTCTACAACGTCACCAAGGCGGCCGTCCCCCTGCTGCGCGAGCAGGGCGGCGGGCTGGTCGTCCAGTTCTCCTCCATGGGCGGCCGGGTCGGCGGCTCTCCCGGGATCGCCTCCTACCAGGCGGCGAAGTTCGCGATCGACGGCTTCAGCCGCGTGCTGCGCACAGAGACCGCGCCCTTCGGCGTCCGGGTCCTGGTCGTGGAGCCGAGCGGCTTCCGCACCGACTGGGCCGGCTCCTCCATGACCGTCCACGACGTACCCGAGGGCTACGAGAGCACCGTCGGCGCCATCAACCAGCGGATCCGCCAGAACACCGAAGGCCCCGCGGGCGACCCGGTACGCGCCGCGGAAATCCTCGTACGAATGGCGAAGCGCCGCGACATCCCCACCAACCTCGCCCTCGGCGTCATGGCCTCACAGGGCTCCATCGCACAGGACCGGCAACTCCTGGCCCAGGACGAGAAGTGGAGCACCGTCGGACGGTCCGCGGACTTCGCCGAGGCATACCCCGTCGACTTCCCGCAGGACACGGCCGCGTAA
- a CDS encoding glutathione S-transferase C-terminal domain-containing protein, translating into MSATSPSPVPSFRSRIGRDARSGYYAAPQRFRLHLALSCPSCLQIAVTHGLLGLGGTLPVTLLPSLPDAPDGGHLALRPLYEASSHLHPGPAAAPVLSDNWTGTIVSTHTPDILRDLTRRFGGHGPDLYPRGAEKAIDSIGRLCEQGITASAQSAGQFDGDPAARANGLAALLRALDTLERRLTSRQHVVGGELTLADVKVWATLVQLDTVHRHHLDAAAVHRITEHPRVWAYARRLTAHPAFGSHLDLPGIARRHHAHCRGAEAAGAAVQIVDWMAYVSREVPAPVRQPS; encoded by the coding sequence ATGTCCGCCACGTCCCCGTCCCCCGTGCCGTCCTTCCGGAGCAGGATCGGCCGTGACGCGCGCAGCGGCTACTACGCCGCGCCCCAGCGCTTCCGGCTCCACCTCGCGCTGTCCTGTCCGTCCTGTCTGCAGATCGCCGTCACGCACGGCCTGCTCGGCCTCGGCGGCACCCTCCCGGTGACGCTGCTGCCTTCCCTGCCCGACGCCCCGGACGGCGGCCACCTGGCGCTGCGTCCGCTGTACGAGGCCAGTTCGCACCTGCACCCCGGACCGGCCGCGGCGCCCGTCCTGAGCGACAACTGGACCGGAACCATCGTCAGCACCCATACCCCCGACATCCTGCGCGACTTGACCCGGCGGTTCGGCGGTCACGGCCCCGATCTCTACCCCCGCGGTGCCGAGAAGGCCATCGACAGCATCGGCCGGCTCTGCGAGCAGGGCATCACCGCGTCCGCCCAGAGCGCCGGGCAGTTCGACGGCGACCCGGCGGCACGGGCCAACGGACTGGCCGCCCTGCTGCGTGCGCTGGACACGCTGGAGCGGCGGCTCACCTCGCGCCAGCATGTAGTGGGCGGTGAACTCACCCTGGCCGACGTGAAGGTGTGGGCGACGCTGGTGCAGCTGGACACCGTGCACCGCCACCACCTGGACGCGGCGGCGGTGCACCGCATCACGGAGCACCCCCGTGTATGGGCGTACGCTCGACGGCTGACGGCACACCCCGCCTTCGGCTCCCACCTCGACCTGCCCGGCATCGCCCGCAGGCACCACGCACACTGCCGCGGCGCGGAGGCCGCCGGCGCGGCGGTGCAGATCGTGGACTGGATGGCGTACGTATCACGCGAGGTCCCGGCGCCGGTGCGACAGCCCAGCTGA